In the Bacillota bacterium genome, CCTCGTTGAACCGCGCCTGTGCAACAGAAAGTGCGCCGCAGCCCCGCCCGCCAGCATGAATCAGAAGGGGGGCAGCGTGCGCCCCGGATAGACTTACGGCCCGGGTAGGGCCTAAGGGCCCACCGCATGCCGCCCAGGCCAGCATGCAGCAGCACCAGCAGCCAACACCCGCAGGCCCAGGTTGCATCCCGCGCCACATGGCTCTCAACGGCAGCCGGAAAGCTTCCTGTACAGTGCCGCTCGCGTGATCCCAAGCCGCCTGGCGGCTTCAGACTTATTGCCCCCGGACATCTCCAGAGCCCGAAGTATCACTTCCCGCTCCCACGACCGCACAGCCGACTTCAAGTCCGTGCCCGCCATCGCAGGCGGGAGGCAGACCCGCCGCGGCCCGCGCGATGCCGCCACCAAAGAGGGGGGTAGGTCATCGACCGTTACCACTGGCGAGGGAGCAAAGGCAAACAGCTGCTCCAGGACGTTGCGAAGCTCCCGGATGTTCCCTGGCCAGGGGTATGCCTGGAGAACCGCGAGCGCCTCCGCACACAACTGCTTTGCAGGCAGCCCGTACCGGTCCGCGAGTCTCGCCAGAACATGGGCCGCTATCAGCGGAATGTCTCCCGCCCTTTCTCGGAGAGGCGGCAGTTCCAGCGTCACCACCGCCAGACGGTAGTAAAGGTCCGCCCGAAACGTCCCCGCGGCCACCATCTGCTCCAGATCCCGGTTGGTGGCCGCGATGACCCGCGCGCGAAACACAACTTTCCGTGCGCTGCCAACTGGCTCGATGCACCGGTCCTCCAGGACCCGCAAGAGCTTGGCCTGAACGGAAAGAGGCATATCCCCTACCTCGTCCAAGAACAGGGTGCCGTCACCCGCCCGCTGAAAGCGCCCTTCACGCCCTCCCCTGGCCGCTCCCGTGAACGACCCCGCGGCGTAACCGAACATCTCCGACTCAAAGAGCGTTTCTGGAACCGCAGCAAGGTTTACGGCCTCGAAAGGCGATCTCGCCCGGGGACCACACGCGTGAATGTACCGGGCAAGAAGGTCCTTCCCCGTACCCGTCTCCCCGATAATCAACACTGGGCAGTCAAGAGAGGCGACAAGACGCGCCCGCCGCAGCAAAAGAGACAGTTTCGAACTCCGTCCGACAAGCCCCA is a window encoding:
- a CDS encoding sigma 54-interacting transcriptional regulator, with amino-acid sequence GLVGRSSKLSLLLRRARLVASLDCPVLIIGETGTGKDLLARYIHACGPRARSPFEAVNLAAVPETLFESEMFGYAAGSFTGAARGGREGRFQRAGDGTLFLDEVGDMPLSVQAKLLRVLEDRCIEPVGSARKVVFRARVIAATNRDLEQMVAAGTFRADLYYRLAVVTLELPPLRERAGDIPLIAAHVLARLADRYGLPAKQLCAEALAVLQAYPWPGNIRELRNVLEQLFAFAPSPVVTVDDLPPSLVAASRGPRRVCLPPAMAGTDLKSAVRSWEREVILRALEMSGGNKSEAARRLGITRAALYRKLSGCR